The genomic DNA GGCGCGAAGCGGCCCAGCCCTTCCATCCAGTGGTGCACGTCGCCCCAGGTGAGGAAGACGATCAACCCGAGCAGCAGCATGAAGCCCAGCGCGTGAACGGCGGTCTCGAGCCGCTGGTTCACCGGGCGCCGTCGCACCATCTCCACCACCACGAAGAGCAGCCGGCCGCCGTCGAGCGCGGGCACGGGGAAGAGGTTGAACAGCCCCACGCCCACGGAGAGGAAGCCCACGAACTCGAAGAACGCGGCCGCGCCCAGCTCTGCGGCCTGCATGGTCTCGCCCACCGCGCGCACCGGCCCGCCCAGCCCGAGCGAGACCTTGCCGCGCACCCACTCGGCGATATGTAACAGGATGGCTACATTGTAGAGCGCGGTGTCCTTGGCGGCGGTGGCGATGCTCTCGGGCAGCGGGTGCCGCACGAGCATGGTCTTGGGGAGCACGCCGATGGCCCAGGCGCCGTCGAGCTGCACGGGCGTGGTGGCGGCGGTCACGCTCTGGCCTGCGCGCTTCACCACGATCTCCACCGCGTGGCCTTGGCTGGCTTGAATCTGCGCGCGCACGTCGTCGAAGGACGCGACGGGCTTGCCGCCGATGCTCACGAAGATGTCGTCGGGCTTGATTCCCGAGAGCGCCGCCGGCGAGCTCGGCCGAACCTCGCCGATCGTCGGCACCGGAAAGGGCTGCGCGCGGCCGAAGAAGTTCAGCGCAGCCAGCACGAAGAAGGCGAGCACGTAGTTGGTGAACGGCCCCGCGGCGAGCACCAGGAAGCGCTGCCACGCGGGGCGGTTGGCGTACGAGCTCGGGTCGTCGGGCGTGGTGCCGTCCTGCGGGTTCATCCCCGCGATCTTCACGTAGCCGCCGAAGGGCAGCATGGAGAGCACGTACTCCGTCGCGCCGGCCTTGAAGGAGAGCAGCACCGGCCCGAAGCCGATGGAGTAGCGATCGACCCGCATGCGACAGAGCCGGGCCACGATCAAGTGCCCGAACTCGTGCAACGCGACGATGGCGCCG from Deltaproteobacteria bacterium includes the following:
- a CDS encoding site-2 protease family protein, yielding MQLLVTLLALGAIVALHEFGHLIVARLCRMRVDRYSIGFGPVLLSFKAGATEYVLSMLPFGGYVKIAGMNPQDGTTPDDPSSYANRPAWQRFLVLAAGPFTNYVLAFFVLAALNFFGRAQPFPVPTIGEVRPSSPAALSGIKPDDIFVSIGGKPVASFDDVRAQIQASQGHAVEIVVKRAGQSVTAATTPVQLDGAWAIGVLPKTMLVRHPLPESIATAAKDTALYNVAILLHIAEWVRGKVSLGLGGPVRAVGETMQAAELGAAAFFEFVGFLSVGVGLFNLFPVPALDGGRLLFVVVEMVRRRPVNQRLETAVHALGFMLLLGLIVFLTWGDVHHWMEGLGRFAPAPDAGH